One Nicotiana sylvestris chromosome 12, ASM39365v2, whole genome shotgun sequence genomic window carries:
- the LOC138883525 gene encoding serine/threonine-protein phosphatase 7 long form homolog: MDFPLPAHPGPADDQLLVLQGDHRSSFVWEGQLSMQPLRPRRPDDLWEFIGEHHFHARVVARLQATGFYTIFELGRMQLDWSLITALVERWRPETHTFHLPTEEATITLEDVQVLYGLRVDGQTVTLPQYIRSMTRAQLLDMMGHLTGYRPQGDAGGSRVALLAIRDRMAFLHLDITGETEDLHIERYTRLALLLLFGCVLFPNTSGSKVSMRFLHHLQQLDGLPQYSWGAAVLAYLYRSMCWASMGPAVDICGFLPLLQRIMPFQPPLPPLAPDEAYPFLPLASRWILRRGNYRGTDAHHNLPLSGMR; encoded by the exons atggactttccTCTGCCTGCGCATCCCGGACCTGCCGATGATCAGCTACTAGTGTtgcagggcgaccataggtcctccTTTGTATGGGAGGGACAGCTATCGATGCAACCTCTCCGCCCCAGGAGACCTGACGATTTGTGGGAGTTCATCGGGGAGCATCATTTCCATGCCCGTGTAGTCGCGCGCCTACAGGCTACAGGCTTCTATACGATTTTTGAGCTTGGACGGATGcagcttgattggtctctcatcacggccttggtagagcggtggcgaccggagacgcacacttttcacttgcccactgaagaggccaccatcacgctggaggatgttcaggttttgtacgGGCTGCGCGTAGATGGACAAACCGTAACACTGCCCCAGTACATTAGATCCATGACGCGTGCACAACTTTTGGATATGATGGGGCATCTTACTGGTTATAGACCTCAGGGTGACGCTGGGGGCAGTCGCGTTGCTTTGTTAGCCATCAGAGATCGTATGGCATTTTTGCACCTAGACATTACCGGCGAGACTGAGGATCTCCACATTGAGAGGTACACGAGGTTGGCACTGCTCCTGCTTTTCGggtgtgtcttgttcccgaacacttcggggagtaaagtgagtatgcgctttcTTCATCATCTTCAGCAGCTGGATGGTTTACCCCAGTACAGTTGGGGTGCTGCCGTTCTCGCATACCTATATAGGAGCATGTGCTGGGCAAGCATGGGCCCAGcggtggacatatgtggttttctgcccctcctacag cggatcatgccgtttcagccacctctaccaccacttGCGCCTGATGAGGCTtatccgtttctccctctagcttctaggtggattctccggcgtgggaactaccgagggaccgatgctcatcataatctccccttaTCAGGGATGCGCTAG